From Methanospirillum lacunae, one genomic window encodes:
- a CDS encoding pyruvate kinase alpha/beta domain-containing protein — translation MIVFDTPGPENTSAIVGIIKKESHRCDYIVVASITGSSALQIAETSPGRPIICVTCPQGMYWEVDQMNHDLFATNPGLRSIRDEWIRDGKKRIPMEITADNQKKLDALQIPVVKGTIPFFGPSFSIRLHLQQVTSLDIIAKTLELISPGTLVCLESVLMATDAGVIPEGVRVMACAGTERGLDTCWIIRSAASANLFHPERGARLIELLAKPGVAETPDISIEYLR, via the coding sequence ATGATTGTCTTTGATACACCGGGTCCCGAGAATACATCTGCTATTGTAGGTATTATCAAAAAAGAATCACACCGGTGTGATTACATCGTGGTTGCCTCAATTACCGGATCAAGTGCCTTACAGATCGCGGAAACATCGCCGGGAAGACCGATTATCTGTGTGACCTGTCCCCAGGGGATGTACTGGGAGGTGGATCAGATGAACCATGATCTGTTTGCAACAAATCCCGGACTCAGATCAATTCGTGATGAATGGATTCGGGATGGAAAGAAACGGATTCCCATGGAGATAACCGCTGATAATCAGAAAAAACTGGATGCACTACAGATCCCGGTTGTAAAGGGAACGATTCCCTTTTTTGGTCCAAGTTTTTCAATCCGGCTTCATCTACAGCAGGTAACATCCCTGGATATTATTGCCAAAACTCTGGAATTGATCTCACCCGGAACCCTGGTCTGCCTGGAAAGTGTTCTGATGGCTACCGATGCCGGGGTAATACCGGAAGGAGTCAGGGTGATGGCCTGTGCCGGCACCGAACGGGGACTGGATACCTGCTGGATTATCAGAAGTGCGGCTTCTGCAAACCTTTTCCATCCTGAACGTGGTGCACGGCTGATTGAACTTCTTGCAAAGCCGGGTGTCGCAGAAACACCTGATATCTCGATTGAATATCTCCGGTAA
- a CDS encoding alpha/beta fold hydrolase produces the protein MTDIVLVHGGNMSTRTWNLLTTGDPVVTEDGRLGARYWEGTIAALSKEHHRVFAPSLTDELVGSLKGHIEEVIAVISENNLHHVMLVGHSYGGMVITGVAAAMVDNISHLVYLDAAVPDPGDSLYSLLKQGLRSSGEQVLIPDPAPPYVETLDFDPQIIRSIPKTYIFCTKSEYLAVTGIARKKIEASPDSWEFVELLSSHVPMADKPDEIYRLLIGIASGIDV, from the coding sequence ATGACAGATATTGTCCTGGTGCACGGGGGAAATATGTCTACCCGGACATGGAACCTTCTCACAACCGGAGATCCGGTTGTTACCGAAGATGGGAGACTGGGAGCCCGGTACTGGGAAGGAACGATTGCTGCACTCTCAAAAGAGCATCACCGGGTCTTTGCACCCTCTCTCACTGACGAACTAGTCGGAAGTCTGAAAGGACACATTGAAGAAGTAATCGCTGTTATCAGTGAAAACAACCTGCACCATGTCATGCTTGTCGGGCATAGTTATGGTGGAATGGTGATCACCGGGGTGGCTGCAGCGATGGTGGATAATATCAGTCATCTTGTGTACCTGGACGCAGCAGTTCCCGATCCCGGTGATTCTCTGTATTCACTTCTGAAACAGGGGCTCCGATCATCTGGAGAGCAGGTTCTCATCCCGGACCCGGCACCTCCATACGTGGAGACCCTGGATTTTGATCCACAGATTATCCGGTCAATTCCAAAGACCTATATTTTCTGTACAAAAAGTGAATATCTGGCCGTAACAGGTATCGCCAGAAAAAAGATCGAGGCCAGTCCGGATAGCTGGGAGTTTGTGGAGTTATTGTCATCACACGTTCCCATGGCTGATAAGCCTGATGAGATATACCGCCTGTTAATCGGGATAGCGTCCGGGATTGATGTTTGA
- a CDS encoding aminotransferase class V-fold PLP-dependent enzyme translates to MYDLTALREEFPVLEEVIYLDNAATTQTPVRSVEAICDFFYEYAGNYGRGTHRLARETTIRCEESREELATFLGAYPEQIIWTGNTTGAINLVSQGLAWKKGDEVLCTALEHHSNLLPWMALKKRGVKIGIIPHEGGYVDPDSVSDMITGKTRVVAVTQMSNVTGTIQPVDEIADIVHDAGAVIVVDGAQSVGHIPVDITKMDYLAIAGHKGLLGPQGVGALYAEDPATLSESQYGGGTVTSVSFEEVTLRPVPARLEPGTPNIPGIIGMGPAIRLVDELGAEAIADHEEALGTALFDALEEIGLVDIFSPRGTPVLSFGVQGLHPDLVATRLDDMAAICVRSGMHCAEPYARSFCDQGTVRASVACYNTEEEVMILADTLREMLDEWDPDSEPDYVPEPDPWEKSKCP, encoded by the coding sequence ATGTACGATCTCACGGCTCTTAGAGAGGAGTTCCCGGTCCTTGAAGAGGTCATCTACCTTGACAACGCTGCAACTACCCAGACTCCGGTCCGGTCAGTTGAGGCTATCTGCGATTTCTTTTATGAGTATGCCGGAAATTATGGGAGGGGCACACACCGGCTTGCCAGAGAGACAACTATCAGGTGTGAGGAGAGCAGAGAAGAACTTGCGACATTTCTCGGAGCTTATCCTGAACAGATCATCTGGACCGGGAATACCACAGGGGCAATAAATCTTGTTTCACAGGGACTTGCATGGAAGAAAGGCGATGAAGTGCTCTGCACTGCCCTTGAGCATCACTCCAATCTTCTCCCCTGGATGGCGCTTAAGAAACGGGGAGTGAAGATTGGTATCATCCCCCATGAAGGAGGATATGTCGATCCCGACTCTGTGAGTGATATGATCACCGGAAAGACCCGCGTTGTTGCAGTCACCCAGATGTCAAATGTCACCGGGACTATTCAGCCGGTTGACGAGATAGCTGACATTGTCCATGATGCCGGTGCAGTCATCGTGGTTGATGGTGCACAGTCGGTTGGACATATTCCGGTTGATATCACCAAGATGGATTACCTGGCTATAGCAGGGCATAAAGGTCTCCTTGGTCCACAGGGAGTTGGTGCCCTCTATGCCGAGGATCCTGCAACGTTGTCAGAAAGCCAGTATGGTGGCGGAACAGTCACCTCAGTCTCATTTGAGGAAGTAACACTCCGTCCTGTTCCTGCACGGCTTGAGCCAGGAACACCAAACATTCCGGGAATTATCGGGATGGGTCCTGCTATCAGACTGGTCGATGAACTAGGCGCTGAAGCGATCGCCGATCATGAAGAGGCACTGGGGACTGCTCTATTTGATGCCCTGGAAGAGATTGGCCTGGTTGATATCTTCAGCCCGAGAGGAACTCCGGTTCTCTCGTTCGGTGTCCAGGGTCTACACCCGGATCTTGTTGCAACCCGGCTTGATGATATGGCAGCAATCTGTGTGAGGAGTGGTATGCACTGTGCAGAACCGTATGCCCGATCTTTCTGCGACCAGGGAACCGTCAGGGCGTCGGTTGCCTGTTATAATACAGAGGAGGAAGTCATGATTCTCGCAGACACACTTCGGGAAATGCTTGATGAATGGGATCCGGATTCTGAACCTGATTATGTCCCGGAACCTGATCCCTGGGAAAAGAGTAAGTGTCCCTGA
- a CDS encoding DUF6414 family protein, producing MFNKLIYFDEGSAIDYLYIKHGGQINHLKEKKEETDEKTVLDAQGQMGFGTGILSNLMPFLKANLEVKGGVEYNKIGESIIRTFVTNTILSDFTNEPDLENSFIKLEGYKLKAYPNSFSYIKMYSPYFSMFKIETLNDMPIIFQKIDEALEKGRGYYELIAEDSEGTKILKFNLKAFRNNYSLVDLTKMDLTYFAVKVGKMNVHDLDPKNEFNVTPNFGSNDIADIIHEEDNIGLDSTSDNNLLDVYDVILAGIQQ from the coding sequence ATGTTTAATAAACTAATATACTTTGATGAAGGATCTGCTATAGATTATCTTTACATAAAACATGGTGGTCAAATAAATCATTTAAAAGAAAAAAAAGAAGAAACTGATGAAAAAACTGTATTAGATGCCCAAGGTCAAATGGGTTTTGGAACAGGGATTTTATCGAACTTAATGCCCTTTTTGAAAGCAAATCTTGAGGTAAAAGGGGGTGTTGAATATAATAAAATTGGGGAATCAATAATTAGAACATTTGTTACCAACACTATTTTATCTGACTTTACTAATGAACCCGATCTGGAAAATTCATTTATCAAACTAGAAGGATACAAGTTGAAGGCTTATCCCAATTCATTTTCTTATATTAAAATGTATTCTCCTTACTTTAGTATGTTTAAAATTGAAACATTAAACGATATGCCGATAATTTTCCAAAAAATTGATGAGGCTTTAGAAAAAGGTAGGGGATATTATGAATTAATAGCAGAAGATTCTGAAGGTACAAAGATACTTAAATTTAATTTAAAAGCATTTAGAAATAATTATTCTCTCGTTGATTTGACTAAAATGGATTTAACATACTTTGCAGTGAAAGTGGGAAAGATGAATGTTCATGATTTAGATCCTAAGAATGAATTTAATGTTACCCCTAATTTTGGAAGTAATGATATTGCTGATATTATTCATGAAGAAGATAATATTGGATTGGATTCAACATCAGATAACAATTTGTTAGATGTATATGATGTAATATTGGCAGGAATCCAACAATAA
- a CDS encoding LysE family transporter, which produces MKEFKRGFYTGLTLQLAIGPVFFFIINLTLQKTIFDGFAGVLAVTVVDYFFIIISILGVGTLLKETKFKRVFGYVSSVVLILFGSLILKGILFSTVTVSKISSGADILTSFVSVFLITISSPMTIIFFTSLFTAKVVEYNYSKKELISFGFGTGFATFIFMGLSVIIFSFIGSFVPLIIIQILNCVVGMLLIGYGIQRLAINIKE; this is translated from the coding sequence ATGAAAGAGTTCAAAAGGGGATTTTATACAGGATTAACATTACAGTTAGCGATAGGGCCTGTATTTTTCTTTATCATTAATTTGACTCTACAAAAAACAATTTTTGATGGATTTGCAGGTGTTCTGGCCGTCACAGTTGTTGATTATTTTTTTATAATAATCTCAATTCTTGGAGTCGGTACATTACTCAAAGAAACTAAATTTAAAAGAGTTTTTGGGTATGTAAGCTCTGTTGTTTTGATACTATTCGGAAGTCTCATTTTAAAAGGAATATTATTCAGCACTGTTACAGTTTCAAAAATATCATCGGGAGCAGATATCCTGACAAGTTTTGTATCAGTGTTTTTGATTACAATTTCCAGTCCGATGACAATTATTTTTTTCACAAGTCTGTTTACTGCAAAGGTAGTTGAATACAACTACTCAAAAAAGGAGTTAATTTCTTTCGGATTCGGCACTGGCTTTGCGACTTTCATATTCATGGGATTATCTGTAATTATTTTTTCCTTTATTGGCAGTTTCGTTCCATTAATTATTATACAAATCCTCAATTGTGTTGTTGGTATGTTATTAATCGGGTATGGTATTCAGAGATTAGCCATAAACATAAAAGAATGA
- a CDS encoding GNAT family N-acetyltransferase, protein MISVNGATLQEIETMRITYLSSLPEFQDLYLELQIPYADVVILSHCGTIIGYAIMKGGVMLEFFVKDTFGSDINLHFPEIVKTCNVERILVQSFDQVLMKCCSRMNSYHEVGLIYRDFTQVTILRDPDISFRLATLQDLSFLQMQEDEVFEPKDMISTAIEKSEIVLCLSGEMILGCGFITRIHPKWAYYDVGVWVSPEFRLHGYATRILSWLKDTCVNNCWIPVCGCGVENIGSQRTIEKNGFISNHRLLSFNVGHHDNLTSRTTRTSSTVSPSE, encoded by the coding sequence ATGATCTCAGTCAATGGAGCAACTCTCCAGGAAATAGAGACTATGAGGATAACGTATCTCAGTTCTCTTCCTGAATTTCAGGATTTATATCTGGAACTACAGATCCCCTATGCTGATGTAGTGATTCTCTCTCATTGTGGGACCATTATCGGCTATGCGATCATGAAGGGGGGAGTGATGCTTGAATTTTTCGTAAAGGACACTTTCGGGTCTGATATTAATTTACATTTTCCAGAGATTGTCAAAACCTGCAATGTTGAAAGAATACTAGTTCAATCGTTTGATCAGGTATTGATGAAATGCTGCTCCCGGATGAACTCGTATCACGAGGTTGGTCTCATCTATCGTGATTTCACTCAAGTAACAATACTCAGGGATCCAGATATCTCGTTTCGGCTGGCAACCCTTCAGGATCTGTCGTTTCTTCAGATGCAGGAGGATGAGGTTTTTGAACCAAAAGATATGATCTCTACTGCAATCGAGAAGAGTGAGATCGTTCTTTGCCTGAGCGGGGAAATGATCCTCGGTTGTGGATTTATTACCCGGATTCACCCGAAATGGGCGTATTATGATGTCGGTGTCTGGGTAAGCCCCGAATTCAGATTGCATGGGTATGCAACCCGGATCTTATCCTGGTTAAAGGACACCTGTGTTAATAACTGCTGGATTCCGGTATGTGGCTGTGGAGTCGAGAATATTGGTTCGCAGCGGACAATTGAAAAGAACGGATTCATCAGTAATCACCGGCTCCTCTCTTTTAATGTCGGTCACCATGATAACCTGACCTCCCGAACGACGAGGACTTCCTCTACTGTCTCACCCTCTGAGTGA